The proteins below are encoded in one region of Apium graveolens cultivar Ventura chromosome 4, ASM990537v1, whole genome shotgun sequence:
- the LOC141717556 gene encoding casein kinase 1-like protein 1: MELRVGHYRLGRKIGSGSFGKIYNGTDIRTNEEVAIKLEYIKTKYPQLLYEANLYKVLQGGSGIPNVRWFGVVGDYNVLVMDLLGPSLEDLFSFCSRKLSLKTVLMLADQMISRIEFIHSKSYLHHDIKPDNFLMGTGRHKNRVYAIDFGLAKKYRDSSTHRHIPYRENINLRGTARYVSTNTHLGIEQSRRDDLEALGYVLMYFLRGSLPWQGLKARNQKQKYEKISEKKVSTSFEVLCQGYPTEFESYFHYCRSLRFDDKPSYAYLKEIFRDLFIREGFQFDYVYDWTILKYQQSQLANPPFRALDGTAGTSSGAPPVRANFNGQSGGDEDKVASWLAATSSRGHLLGPRPAGFQNIPTSAQRSSLVSSDQRLISSSRYRPDMLPFDTALEGIEGLNLNQ; the protein is encoded by the exons ATGGAGCTTCGTGTAGGTCATTATCGGCTTGGTCGGAAAATCGGAAGCGGCTCTTTCGGGAAGATATATAATG GTACTGATATTCGTACCAATGAAGAAGTGGCCATCAAGCTA GAATATATCAAGACAAAGTATCCTCAGTTGTTATATGAAGCGAACTTGTACAAAGTACTGCAGGGCGGAT CCGGAATTCCAAACGTTAGATGGTTTGGAGTTGTAGGAGACTATAATGTTCTTGTGATGGATTTGCTGGGACCTAGTCTTGAAGACCTGTTTAGCTTCTGTAGTAGGAAACTGTCTTTAAAGACTGTTCTGATGCTTGCAGACCAGATG ATAAGTCGGATTGAATTTATTCACTCAAAATCATACCTTCATCATGATATTAAGCCTGATAACTTTCTTATGGGAACAGGAAGACACAAAAATCGG GTTTATGCCATTGATTTTGGACTAGCTAAGAAGTATAGAGATTCGTCAACTCATAGGCATATCCCATACAG AGAAAATATTAATTTGAGAGGGACAGCAAGATATGTTAGCACGAATACACACCTTGGCATTG AGCAAAGCAGAAGGGATGATTTAGAAGCACTTGGATATGTCCTAATGTATTTTTTACGAGGAAG CCTCCCTTGGCAGGGACTAAAAGCAAGAAACCAGAAACAGAAGTATGAAAAAATCAGTGAAAAGAAAGTCTCAACTTCATTTGAG GTCTTGTGTCAAGGATATCCTACAGAGTTCGAATCATATTTTCACTACTGCCGTTCATTGCGGTTTGATGATAAGCCCAGTTatgcttatctcaaagaaatcTTCCGAGACCTTTTCATTCGAGAAG GGTTTCAGTTTGATTACGTATATGACTGGACAATTCTGAAATACCAGCAGTCACAGCTTGCCAATCCTCCATTTCGTGCTCTT GATGGTACTGCTGGAACATCTTCTGGGGCACCGCCTGTACGTGCCAATTTTAATGGACAATCAG GTGGTGATGAAGACAAGGTTGCTAGTTGGTTAGCAGCAACTTCCTCTCGGGGGCACTTACTTGGTCCAAGACCGGCAGGGTTCCAAAATATCCCCACATCTGCACAGAGAAGTTCACTAGTGTCATCAGATCAGAGGCTTATTTCTTCAAGCAGATATCGTCCGGACATGTTGCCCTTTGATACGGCTCTCGAAGGTATTGAAGGACTCAATTTAAACCAATAG
- the LOC141718216 gene encoding uncharacterized protein LOC141718216 — translation MVLIDASTRWSHVCLLTTRNTAFAKLLAQIIKLRAQFPDHPIKSIRLDNAAEFTSATFNEYCMSVGISFEHPVAHVHTQNGLAESLIKRLQLIARPLLLRAKLPIFVWGHAIFHAVNIIRIRPSAYHKQSPQELVLGQVPNISHLKVFGCAVYVHISPPQRNKMGQQIRIGIYVGFDFPSIIRYLEPLTGDVSTARYAECHFDETMFPKLGGDNDLHKLNSEISWNASGLNSIDSRTNQCESEVQRIIHMQNIAIQMSDAFSDSRHIIRSHIPAVNAPARVEIPTKKSIPGELISDSKPRQKRGRPIGAKDIVPRKQKLIGIAPEVAKVSENTPEVVFPPEEVQAPEVAVTKLPDVGLPPEENVAPEVAHAPEVANTSTKVKVPENYEISMNYVHNAKLLDRGSIEVDDVYAFFVASDIIMNSDPEPQSVEECRHRDDWRKWKISIQEELQSLRKRNVFRPAVQTPAGVVPVGNRWVFIRKRNERNAIVRYKARIVAQRFSQRPGFDY, via the coding sequence ATGGTTTTAATTGATGCGTCAACTCGATGGTCTCATGTATGTCTACTTACAACCCGAAATACAGCCTTTGCcaaattacttgcccaaataattAAACTCCGAGCTCAATTTCCTGACCATCCCATTAAATCAATCCGACTAGATAATGCTGCTGAATTTACATCTGCAACTTTTAATGAATATTGTATGTCAGTAGGAATCTCATTCGAACATCCGGTGGCTCAcgtacatacacaaaatggtttagcagaatccttAATTAAAAGACTTCAACTTATTGCCCGTCCCTTACTCCTAAGGGCAAAGTTACCTATATTTGTTTGGGGTCATGCAATATTTCATGCTGTAAATATAATTAGAATAAGACCTTCTGCTTACCACAAACAATCCCCTCAAGAATTAGTTCTTGGTCAAGTACCTAATATATCTCATTTAAAAGTATTTGGTTGTGCTGTGTATGTTCATATATCACCACCACAAAGAAATAAAATGGGACAACAAATAAGAATTGGTATATATGTTGGTTTTGATTTTCCATCTATTATAAGATATCTGGAACCATTAACTGGTGATGTTTCTACTGCTCGCTATGCTGAATGTCATTTTGATGAAACCATGTTCCCTAAATTAGGGGGAGATAATGATTTGCATAAATTAAATTCCGAAATATCATGGAATGCATCAGGATTAAATTCTATTGATTCACGTACTAATCAATGTGAATCTGAAGTTCaaagaattattcatatgcaaaatattgCTATTCAAATGTCGGATGCCTTTAGTGACTCTAGACATATTATAAGGTCACATATACCTGCTGTTAATGCTCCGGCACGAGTTGAAATCCCTACTAAGAAATCAATTCCTGGAGAATTGATTAGTGATTCAAAGCCACGCCAGAAGCGTGGTAGACCTATTGGTGCAAAAGATATTGTACCACGAAAACAGAAATTGATTGGAATTGCCCCAGAAGTggcaaaagtttcagaaaatacCCCAGAAGTGGTATTTCCTCCTGAAGAGGTTCAAGCCCCTGAAGTGGCTGTAACAAAACTCCCAGACGTGGGATTGCCTCCAGAAGAGAATGTTGCCCCAGAAGTGGCACACGCCCCAGAAGTGGCAAATACTTCCACGAAAGTAAAGGTACCTGAAAATTATGAGATCTCAATGAATTATGTCCATAACGCGAAATTACTGGATCGTGGGAGTATTGAGGTTGATGATGTATATGCTTTTTTCGTGGCATCTGATATTATTATGAACTCcgatcctgaaccacaaagtgtggaaGAGTGTCGACACCGAGATGATTGGCGAAAATGGAAAATTTCGATTCAAGAAGAATTGCAATCATTACGCAAGAGAAATGTATTTAGACCTGCAGTCCAAACACCAGCTGGTGTAGTCCCTGTCGGGAATAGATGGGTGTTTATACGAAAACGAAATGAAAGGAATGCAATTGTGAGATATAAGGCCCGGATAGTAGCCCAAAGATTCTCTCAAAGACCTGGTTTTGATTACTAG
- the LOC141717553 gene encoding glycylpeptide N-tetradecanoyltransferase 1-like, whose translation MADHDSNSNLLVDNQAPNPDGNSVSGNESDVSIDSLAREAQESLSPAKRHKFWESQPVGQFKDLGDSSLPEGPIEPPTPLSEVKQEPYNLPSLYEWVTCDMESTEMCTEVYNLLSNNYVEDDDNMFRFNYSKEFLHWALCPPGHYKSWHIGVRVKSSKKLVAFITGVPARIRVQDTIVQIAEINFLCVHKKLRSKRLAPVMIKEVTRRVNLENIWQAAYTAGVLLPTPISACQYWHRSLNPKKLIDVGFSRLGERMTMSRTIKLYKLPESPVTPGFRKMELHDVPAVTRLLRNYLLQFLVAPDLDESDVEHLLLPKEDVVDSFLVESPETHEITDFCSFYTLPSSILGHPSHSILKAAYSYYNVSTKTLLLQLMNDALIVAKQKDYDVFTALDVMQNDSFLKELKFGPGLGQLHYYLYNYRVKHVLRPSELGLVLL comes from the coding sequence ATGGCTGATCACGATTCAAATTCCAACTTGCTCGTGGATAATCAAGCCCCTAATCCAGATGGGAATTCAGTTTCTGGGAATGAGAGTGATGTATCAATTGATTCTCTAGCACGAGAGGCTCAGGAATCACTTTCTCCGGCAAAGAGACACAAATTTTGGGAATCTCAACCTGTTGGTCAGTTCAAGGATCTTGGTGACTCTAGCTTACCTGAAGGACCTATTGAACCTCCAACACCATTGTCTGAAGTTAAACAAGAACCTTATAATCTCCCAAGTCTCTATGAATGGGTTACTTGTGACATGGAATCGACTGAGATGTGTACTGAGGTATATAACCTCCTCAGTAATAATTATGTAGAGGATGATGATAACATGTTCAGGTTCAACTACTCCAAGGAGTTCCTTCATTGGGCTCTTTGCCCTCCTGGTCATTATAAGAGCTGGCATATCGGAGTAAGAGTAAAGAGTTCTAAAAAGCTGGTTGCTTTTATAACTGGAGTCCCTGCAAGAATCCGTGTGCAAGACACTATTGTTCAAATCGCTGAAATCAATTTCCTGTGTGTTCATAAGAAGCTTAGATCAAAGCGACTTGCTCCAGTCATGATTAAAGAGGTGACTAGGAGGGTTAACTTGGAAAACATTTGGCAAGCAGCTTATACAGCAGGTGTGCTTCTCCCCACACCTATATCAGCTTGTCAGTACTGGCATAGATCTCTGAACCCAAAGAAACTAATTGATGTTGGGTTTTCTAGACTTGGGGAGAGGATGACCATGAGCCGCACGATAAAACTTTACAAGTTACCCGAATCACCAGTCACTCCAGGGTTTAGGAAGATGGAACTCCATGATGTTCCTGCAGTTACCCGTTTGCTTAGAAATTACTTGCTGCAGTTTCTTGTTGCACCTGACCTAGATGAAAGTGATGTGGAGCACTTGCTTCTCCCGAAGGAGGATGTTGTGGACAGTTTTTTGGTTGAAAGCCCCGAGACTCATGAAATAACTGATTTCTGCAGTTTTTACACACTTCCTTCCTCCATTCTAGGCCACCCCAGTCACTCAATTCTGAAGGCTGCGTATTCCTACTACAACGTATCGACTAAGACTCTGTTGCTTCAGCTGATGAATGATGCACTTATAGTGGCAAAACAGAAGGATTACGATGTTTTTACTGCATTAGATGTCATGCAAAATGACTCTTTTCTGAAGGAGCTGAAGTTTGGACCAGGTCTTGGGCAGCTCCATTATTACCTTTATAACTACAGAGTAAAACATGTCTTGAGACCATCAGAACTTGGTCTTGTGCTCTTGTAG
- the LOC141718215 gene encoding uncharacterized protein LOC141718215, protein MEHFRSQSCRDGRDMQIESYNTAGGRQVVPTSMQDLRSYSTNHASNPGANYKEVQIKKSKNSLGSTAKTWSFNDPELQRKKRVAGYKVYTVEGKVKVSFRKSFRWIKDIVYGRR, encoded by the coding sequence ATGGAGCATTTCAGATCTCAATCATGCAGAGATGGAAGAGATATGCAAATTGAAAGCTACAACACTGCAGGAGGAAGACAGGTAGTTCCAACAAGCATGCAAGATCTGAGAAGTTACAGTACTAATCATGCTTCAAATCCTGGAGCTAATTATAAAGAAGTGCAGATCAAGAAAAGCAAGAACAGTCTCGGGTCAACTGCGAAAACTTGGAGTTTCAATGATCCAGAGTTGCAAAGAAAGAAAAGGGTAGCTGGTTATAAGGTTTATACTGTTGAAGGTAAAGTCAAAGTCTCTTTTCGAAAGAGCTTTAGGTGGATCAAGGACATTGTGTATGGAAGGAGGTGA
- the LOC141717555 gene encoding putative phospholipid-transporting ATPase 4 has protein sequence MANGKIRAKLKRSSLYTFGGCFTPQTEDADGSGPRPHQFQGPGFSRAVFCNQPQRHQKKPFKYVSNYISTTKYNIITFLPKATFEQFRRVANVYFLLAAILSLTPVTPFSAVSMIAPLAFVVGLSMAKEALEDWRRFIQDMKVNLRKASVHKADGVFSYKPWMKIQVGDVVKVEKDQFFPADLLLLSSSYEDGICYVETMNLDGETNLKVKRSLEVTLPLDDDEAFKNFAGTVTCEDPNPNLYTFVGNLDIDRQIYPLDPTQILLRDSKLRNTTYVYGVVIFTGPDSKVMQNSTRSPSKRSRIEKQMDKIIYFLFSILVLISIISSVGFAVKTKYQMPDWWYTPKDEKNLYNPDKANLSGFYHLITALILYGYLIPISLYVSIEVVKVLQAKFINQDLHMYDEETGTPAQARTSNLNEELGQVDTILSDKTGTLTCNQMDFLKCSIAGTAYGLSASEVELAAAKQMAMDLDGQDHDFERNHVRTNNAGFDNGLSNSSEIELERIIKSKDENQHKPVIKGFNFEDSRVMNGNWSREPHAEVLLLFMRILAVCHTAIPEVNEETGSFNYEAESPDEGAFLVAAREFGFEFCRRTQSSIFVRERHPSSKEYVEREFKLLNLLDFTSKRKRMSVIVRDEDGQILLLCKGADSIIFDRLSKNGRMFEGATTKHLNEYGEAGLRTLALAYKRIEEAEYSAWNEEFLRAKTSIGGDREAMLERISDMMEKDLILLGATAVEDKLQKGVPQCIDKLAQAGLKIWVLTGDKMETAINIGFACSLLRHGMKQICIAAGAEMLSQETKEVVKENILMQITNGSQMVKLEKDPHAAFALIIDGKTLSYVLETDMKHQFLNLAVDCASVICCRVSPKQKALVTRLVKEGTGKITLAIGDGANDVGMIQEADIGVGISGVEGMQAVMASDFAIAQFRFLERLLVVHGHWCYKRIAQMICYFFYKNIAFGLTLFYFEAFTGFSGQSVYDDWYMLLFNVILTSLPVISLGVFEQDVSSEVCLQFPALYQQGPKNLFFDWYRIFGWMGNGLYSSLVIFFLNIIIFYDQAFRKGGQTADMAAVGTTMFTCIIWAVNCQIALTMSHFTWIQHFLVWGSVVTWYIFLFLYGMLSPIISGNAFRILIEALAPAPLYWITTLLVTATCNLPYFAHLSFQRAFHPMDHHVIQEIKYYKKDEEDRIMWTRERSKARQETKIGFTARVDATIRQFKGRLQKKHTSSSPMSPL, from the exons ATGGCAAACGGAAAGATCAGGGCTAAGCTCAAACGGAGCAGCCTTTATACATTTGGGGGGTGTTTTACGCCGCAGACTGAAGATGCAGACGGATCCGGACCCAGACCCCATCAATTTCAAGGTCCTGGATTTTCACGAGCAGTATTCTGCAACCAGCCTCAAAGGCACCAAAAGAAACCTTTTAAATACGTCTCGAATTATATATCCACCACAAAGTATAATATCATTACATTTCTACCCAAGGCTACTTTTGAACAGTTCCGTAGAGTTGCCAATGTTTACTTCCTTCTTGCTGCAATTCTGTCATTGACACCTGTTACGCCATTCTCAGCTGTTAGTATGATTGCCCCGTTGGCCTTTGTGGTCGGCCTTAGTATGGCAAAGGAGGCTTTGGAAGACTGGCGCAGATTTATTCAGGATATGAAAGTAAATTTGCGGAAAGCTAGTGTTCATAAAGCAGATGGGGTATTTTCTTACAAACCATGGATGAAGATTCAAGTAGGAGATGTGGTAAAAGTAGAGAAGGATCAGTTTTTCCCTGCAGATTTGTTACTTCTGTCATCGAGTTATGAAGATGGAATCTGTTACGTAGAGACCATGAATTTAGATGGTGAAACAAACTTAAAGGTGAAAAGATCTTTGGAGGTAACTTTACCACTGGATGATGATGAAGCTTTTAAGAACTTTGCAGGAACAGTTACATGTGAAGACCCAAACCCTAACCTATATACTTTTGTGGGTAATCTTGATATTGATCGCCAGATCTATCCTCTTGATCCCACTCAGATCCTCCTCAGAGATTCAAAGCTTAGGAATACAACCTATGTTTATGGTGTGGTAATATTCACCGGCCCTGACAGTAAAGTCATGCAAAACTCTACAAGATCTCCTTCCAAAAGAAGCAGAATTGAAAAGCAGATGgacaaaattatttattttctctTTTCCATCCTAGTTTTGATATCAATAATTAGCTCAGTGGGATTTGCTGTAAAGACCAAATATCAGATGCCAGATTGGTGGTATACGCCTAAAGATGAAAAAAATCTGTATAATCCTGACAAAGCCAATTTGTCTGGCTTTTATCACCTGATCACTGCCCTTATCCTCTATGGATACCTAATACCCATCTCACTTTATGTTTCCATCGAGGTTGTGAAGGTCCTGCAAGCTAAATTTATCAACCAGGACTTGCACATGTATGATGAAGAGACCGGAACTCCTGCTCAAGCACGGACATCAAATTTGAATGAGGAGTTGGGTCAGGTAGACACCATTCTCTCTGATAAAACTGGAACTTTGACATGCAATCAGATGGATTTTCTTAAGTGTTCCATTGCTGGAACTGCTTATGGCTTGTCTGCTAGTGAAGTGGAACTTGCAGCAGCAAAACAAATGGCGATGGACCTTGATGGACAGGATCATGATTTTGAACGAAATCACGTTCGTACTAATAATGCAGGTTTTGACAATGGGCTTAGTAATTCATCAGAAATTGAGTTGGAAAgaattattaaatctaaagatgaaAACCAACATAAACCTGTGATTAAAGGGTTTAATTTTGAGGATAGTCGTGTCATGAACGGGAATTGGTCCAGGGAACCACATGCGGAGGTACTTCTGTTATTCATGCGGATACTTGCGGTTTGTCACACAGCAATCCCTGAGGTGAATGAGGAAACTGGCAGCTTTAATTATGAAGCAGAGTCACCAGATGAAGGAGCGTTCCTTGTTGCAGCAAGGGAATTTGGATTTGAATTTTGTAGAAGAACCCAGTCAAGCATATTTGTGCGTGAAAGACACCCTTCTTCTAAAGAATACGTTGAAAG GGAGTTTAAACTACTCAATCTACTGGATTTTACTAGCAAACGGAAGCGAATGTCTGTCATCGTCAGGGATGAGGATGGACAGATTCTTCTGCTGTGCAAAGGCGCAGACAG CATCATCTTCGATCGTTTATCAAAGAATGGAAGAATGTTTGAGGGAGCTACTACAAAGCATTTGAATGAATATGGGGAAGCTGGGTTACGTACTCTAGCACTTGCTTACAAGAGGATAGAGGAGGCCGAATATTCTGCTTGGAATGAGGAGTTTCTTCGAGCGAAGACTTCTATTGGTGGTGACAGGGAGGCCATGCTTGAGCGGATATCTGATATGATGGAAAAAGATTTGATCCTTCTTGGCGCAACTGCTGTAGAGGATAAATTACAGAAAGGG GTGCCTCAGTGTATAGATAAATTAGCTCAAGCTGGTCTCAAGATCTGGGTTCTGACAGGTGATAAAATGGAAACTGCAATTAATATTGG ATTTGCATGCAGTCTACTTAGACATGGTATGAAACAAATCTGTATAGCAGCAGGTGCAGAAATGCTATCCCAAGAAACCAAAGAG GTGGTAAAGGAGAATATTTTGATGCAAATCACAAACGGCTCTCAAATGGTAAAGCTTGAAAAAGACCCTCATGCAGCATTTGCGTTAATAATTGATGGGAAAACGCTGAGTTATGTGTTAGAGACGGATATGAAGCATCAGTTCTTAAATTTAGCAGTTGATTGTGCCTCTGTGATTTGCTGCCGCGTCTCTCCTAAGCAGAAGGCCCTG GTAACTAGATTAGTAAAAGAAGGAACTGGAAAGATCACATTAGCAATTGGTGATGGCGCAAATGATGTTGGAATGATACAAGAGGCTGATATCGGTGTTGGCATCAGTGGTGTGGAAGGAATGCAG GCTGTTATGGCCAGTGATTTTGCTATTGCGCAGTTCCGATTTTTGGAGAGACTTCTAGTTGTCCATGGACACTGGTGCTATAAGCGTATAGCTCAAATG ATTTGTTATTTCTTCTACAAGAATATCGCTTTTGGCCTTACGCTGTTCTACTTTGAGGCATTTACGGGTTTTTCTGGGCAATCGGTTTACGATGATTGGTATATGCTGCTATTTAACGTCATTCTTACATCGTTGCCTGTCATCTCACTTGGAGTCTTTGAACAAGATGTCTCGTCTGAGGTCTGCTTACAG TTTCCAGCACTGTATCAGCAAGGACCCAAGAACCTGTTCTTTGACTGGTATCGGATATTTGGGTGGATGGGAAATGGACTTTACTCCTCACTCGTCATTTTCTTTTTAAACATTATCATCTTTTATGACCAGGCCTTCCGCAAAGGAGGCCAGACCGCAGACATGGCAGCTGTGGGCACCACCATGTTCACATGCATTATCTGGGCCGTCAACTGCCAAATTGCTCTTACAATGAGTCACTTCACATGGATACAACACTTCCTTGTTTGGGGAAGTGTTGTCACTTGGTACATATTTCTATTCCTCTATGGAATGTTGTCGCCTATAATTTCCGGAAATGCCTTCAGAATTCTGATAGAAGCCCTTGCTCCGGCTCCATTATACTGGATTACTACATTACTAGTAACAGCTACCTGTAATCTCCCTTACTTTGCTCACTTATCTTTCCAAAGAGCATTCCATCCAATGGATCATCACGTTATCCAAGAAATCAAATACTACAAGAAGGATGAAGAAGATCGAATCATGTGGACAAGAGAACGGTCCAAAGCTAGACAAGAGACGAAGATAGGCTTTACGGCAAGAGTAGATGCAACGATCAGACAGTTTAAAGGGAGATTACAGAAGAAGCATACTTCATCAAGTCCGATGTCTCCTCTGTAA
- the LOC141717552 gene encoding mitochondrial import inner membrane translocase subunit TIM23-2-like, producing the protein MAYPPNQTDPNEPNRRLYNPYQDLQVPIQNLYKLPTSPEFLFQEEAIAQRRSWGENLTYYTGISYLTGAVAGAGVGFVEGVKASEPGDTLKLRINRVLNGSGHTGRKFGNRAGVIGLMYAGLESGMVSLRDTDDVINSVAAGLGTGALYKAAAGVRSAAVAGAIGGVVVGVAVTGKQMLRRYVPI; encoded by the coding sequence ATGGCTTACCCACCAAATCAAACCGACCCGAATGAACCAAATCGTCGACTTTACAACCCATATCAAGATCTTCAAGTCCCAATTCAAAATCTTTACAAGCTCCCCACTTCGCCTGAGTTCTTGTTTCAAGAAGAAGCGATTGCTCAGCGCCGTTCTTGGGGCGAGAATCTGACGTATTACACCGGAATTTCTTACCTCACCGGCGCCGTCGCCGGCGCCGGAGTTGGGTTTGTTGAGGGGGTGAAGGCGTCGGAGCCGGGGGACACTTTGAAGCTGAGGATTAATCGGGTCTTAAACGGGTCGGGTCATACGGGTCGGAAATTTGGGAACCGGGCCGGGGTGATTGGGTTGATGTATGCTGGGTTGGAAAGTGGGATGGTGAGTTTGAGGGATACTGATGATGTGATTAATAGCGTGGCGGCCGGGTTAGGGACCGGGGCTTTGTATAAGGCTGCGGCTGGAGTGAGGTCTGCGGCTGTGGCTGGGGCGATTGGGGGAGTTGTCGTGGGAGTTGCGGTTACGGGGAAGCAAATGTTGAGGCGGTACGTGCCTATTTGA
- the LOC141717554 gene encoding glycylpeptide N-tetradecanoyltransferase 1-like, which produces MADHDSNTNSLVDNQAPNPDGNSASENESDVSVDSLARQVQESLSLAKKHKFWETQPVGQFKDLGDSSLPEGPIEPPTPLSEVKQEPYNLPNLYEWITCDMESTEMCTEVYNLLSNNYVEDDDNMFRFNYSKEFLHWALRPPGHFKSWHIGVRVKSSKKLVAFITGVPARIRVRDSIVQMAEINFLCVHKKLRSKRLAPVMIKEVTRRVHLENIWQAAYTAGVVLPTPISTCQYWHRSLNPKKLIDVGFSRLGARMTMSRTIKLYKLPESPVTPGFRKMELHDVPAVTRLLKNYLLQFLVAPDLDENDVEHWLLPKEDVVDSFLVESPETHEITDFCSFYTLPSSILGHPNHSILKAAYSYYNVSTKTPLLQLMNDVLIVAKQKDYDVFNALDVMQNDSFLKELKFGPGDGKLHYYLYNYRTKHVLKPSELGLVLL; this is translated from the coding sequence ATGGCTGATCATGATTCAAATACCAACTCACTTGTGGATAATCAAGCCCCTAATCCCGATGGAAATTCAGCTTCTGAGAATGAGAGTGATGTATCAGTTGATTCTCTAGCACGACAGGTTCAGGAATCACTTTCTCTGGCAAAGAAGCACAAATTTTGGGAAACCCAACCTGTTGGTCAGTTCAAGGATCTTGGTGACTCAAGCTTGCCTGAAGGACCTATTGAACCTCCAACACCTTTGTCTGAAGTTAAACAAGAACCTTATAATCTTCCCAATCTCTATGAATGGATTACTTGTGACATGGAATCGACTGAGATGTGTACTGAGGTATATAACCTCCTCAGTAATAATTATGTGGAGGATGATGATAACATGTTCAGGTTCAACTACTCCAAGGAGTTCCTTCATTGGGCTCTTCGCCCCCCTGGTCATTTTAAGAGCTGGCATATTGGAGTAAGAGTAAAGAGTTCTAAAAAACTGGTTGCTTTTATAACTGGAGTCCCTGCAAGAATCCGTGTACGAGACAGTATCGTTCAAATGGCAGAAATCAATTTCCTGTGTGTTCATAAGAAGCTTAGATCAAAACGACTTGCTCCGGTCATGATTAAAGAGGTGACTAGGAGAGTTCACTTGGAAAACATATGGCAAGCAGCTTATACAGCTGGTGTGGTTCTCCCTACGCCTATATCAACTTGTCAGTACTGGCATAGATCTCTGAACCCAAAGAAACTAATTGATGTCGGGTTTTCTAGACTGGGGGCAAGAATGACCATGAGCCGCACGATAAAACTTTACAAGTTACCCGAATCACCTGTTACTCCAGGATTTAGGAAGATGGAACTCCATGATGTTCCTGCAGTTACCCGTTTGCTTAAAAATTACTTGCTGCAGTTTCTGGTTGCACCCGACCTTGATGAAAATGATGTGGAGCACTGGCTTCTTCCCAAAGAGGATGTTGTTGACAGTTTTTTGGTTGAAAGCCCTGAGACTCACGAAATAACCGATTTCTGCAGTTTTTACACACTTCCTTCCTCCATTCTGGGCCACCCCAACCACTCAATTCTGAAGGCTGCGTATTCCTACTACAATGTGTCTACCAAGACCCCATTGCTTCAGCTGATGAATGATGTACTTATAGTGGCGAAACAGAAGGATTATGATGTTTTTAATGCATTAGATGTCATGCAAAATGACTCTTTTCTGAAGGAGCTGAAATTTGGACCGGGTGATGGGAAGCTCCATTATTACCTTTATAATTACAGAACAAAACATGTCCTGAAACCATCAGAACTTGGTCTTGTGCTCTTGTAG